From one Desulfuromonas sp. genomic stretch:
- a CDS encoding HAD-IC family P-type ATPase encodes MTDTEEFKEAAPSRNDDGVAWHALSQEDAFARLDSGKEGLDEDEAARRLREVGPNALPVKRPPSLPAIFLHQFLSPLIYILLVAGILSLAIGEQTDAAFIFAVILLNALLGTVQEWKAERSAAALQSLLRIEARVRRGGEVREIPAEELVPGDIILLESGHRVPADLRLAEVRGLAADESLLTGESVATEKTAEPLAEKSPLAERFSMAFAGSTVTTGRGTGIVVATGLATQVGRIAREVTAARVTKPPLVIRMERFARQISYLVLGFVALLALVSHLQGTPWLEVFFMAVALAVSSIPEGLPVAMTVALSIATTRMARRNVIVRKLTAVEGLGSCTCIASDKTGTLTVNRQTAKTLWLPGGETFTVTGEGYAGAGEVLAAGGAAPGEEARSRLTLLAAAAILCNEATLVRIGDEWTHHGDAMDVALLALGYKLGLHPEEVRGRVEMLGEIPYESELRYAARFYWDEEGNWVVKGAVERILGFSANMLTAEGEMPLDPSLVEGAALDLAKEGFRVLGVAWGRHIDGSRPDPVGEEHIPPVTLLGLVGFIDPLRPEVKEAVATCRQAGVKVLMVTGDHPATALAIARQLGIARDDRDMLSGESLANGGPPESEEFARLAASAAVFARVSPLQKLHIVDALSRQGHFTAVTGDGVNDAPALRRAHIGVAMGSGTDVAKDTAEIIVTDDNFASIVAGIEEGRFAYDNIRKVVYLLISTGGA; translated from the coding sequence ATGACCGATACAGAGGAATTCAAAGAAGCAGCCCCTTCCCGAAACGACGACGGGGTCGCCTGGCACGCCCTTTCCCAAGAGGACGCCTTTGCCCGGCTGGATTCCGGAAAGGAGGGGCTCGACGAGGACGAGGCCGCCCGCCGCCTGCGAGAGGTCGGACCCAACGCCCTTCCGGTCAAGCGGCCGCCGAGCCTGCCGGCCATCTTCCTTCACCAGTTCCTGAGTCCCCTGATCTACATCCTCCTCGTCGCCGGGATCCTCTCCCTGGCCATCGGCGAACAGACCGACGCCGCCTTCATCTTCGCCGTCATCCTGCTCAACGCCCTGCTCGGAACCGTCCAGGAGTGGAAGGCGGAGCGCAGCGCCGCCGCCCTGCAGAGCCTTCTGCGCATCGAGGCCAGGGTTCGCAGGGGCGGGGAGGTGCGGGAGATCCCCGCGGAAGAACTCGTCCCGGGGGACATCATCCTTCTCGAATCGGGGCACCGGGTGCCGGCCGACCTGCGCCTCGCCGAGGTGCGAGGCCTCGCCGCCGACGAGTCGCTGCTGACCGGGGAGTCGGTGGCGACGGAGAAGACGGCCGAGCCCCTGGCGGAGAAGTCCCCCCTCGCAGAGCGCTTCAGCATGGCCTTTGCCGGCTCCACGGTCACCACCGGGCGTGGGACGGGCATCGTGGTTGCGACGGGCCTGGCCACCCAGGTCGGGCGCATCGCCCGGGAGGTCACCGCGGCCCGGGTCACCAAGCCGCCGCTGGTCATCCGCATGGAGCGCTTCGCCCGCCAGATCAGCTACCTGGTCCTCGGCTTCGTCGCCCTGCTCGCCCTCGTCTCCCACCTGCAGGGGACTCCCTGGCTGGAGGTCTTCTTCATGGCGGTGGCGCTCGCCGTCTCCAGCATCCCCGAAGGGCTGCCGGTGGCGATGACCGTGGCCCTCTCCATCGCCACCACGCGCATGGCCCGGCGCAACGTCATCGTCCGCAAACTGACCGCGGTGGAGGGGCTCGGAAGCTGCACCTGCATCGCCAGCGACAAGACCGGCACCCTGACCGTCAACCGCCAGACAGCCAAGACGCTCTGGCTGCCCGGAGGGGAGACCTTCACCGTGACCGGAGAAGGCTACGCCGGTGCGGGGGAGGTCCTCGCCGCGGGCGGTGCGGCCCCCGGCGAGGAAGCCAGGAGCCGACTGACCCTCCTGGCGGCCGCGGCGATTCTCTGCAACGAGGCGACCCTGGTGCGCATCGGAGACGAATGGACCCACCACGGCGACGCCATGGACGTGGCCCTGCTCGCCCTCGGCTACAAGCTGGGCCTCCACCCGGAAGAGGTGCGGGGCCGGGTCGAGATGCTCGGCGAGATCCCCTACGAATCGGAACTGCGCTACGCCGCACGCTTTTACTGGGACGAAGAGGGCAACTGGGTCGTCAAGGGGGCGGTGGAGCGGATCCTCGGATTCTCCGCCAACATGCTGACCGCCGAAGGCGAGATGCCCCTTGATCCGTCCCTCGTGGAAGGGGCCGCCCTCGACCTGGCCAAGGAAGGGTTCCGGGTCCTGGGGGTGGCCTGGGGGCGCCATATCGACGGCTCCCGTCCAGACCCGGTCGGCGAAGAGCACATCCCGCCGGTGACCCTGCTCGGCCTGGTCGGCTTCATCGACCCGCTGCGCCCCGAAGTGAAGGAGGCGGTTGCCACCTGCCGGCAGGCCGGGGTCAAGGTCCTGATGGTCACCGGGGACCATCCGGCCACGGCCCTCGCCATCGCCCGGCAGCTGGGGATCGCCCGGGATGACAGAGACATGCTCAGCGGAGAGAGCCTTGCCAACGGCGGCCCACCGGAGAGCGAGGAGTTCGCCCGACTGGCCGCCTCGGCCGCGGTCTTCGCCCGGGTCTCCCCCCTTCAGAAACTGCACATCGTCGACGCCCTCAGCCGGCAGGGGCACTTCACCGCGGTGACCGGCGACGGGGTGAACGACGCCCCGGCCCTGCGCAGGGCCCACATCGGGGTGGCGATGGGCTCGGGAACCGACGTGGCCAAGGACACCGCCGAGATCATCGTCACCGACGACAACTTCGCCTCTATCGTCGCCGGCATCGAGGAGGGCCGCTTCGCCTACGACAACATCCGCAAGGTGGTCTACCTCCTCATCTCGACGGGCGGGGCGTAG
- a CDS encoding cation-translocating P-type ATPase C-terminal domain-containing protein — protein MAVQLLWLNLVTNGIQDVALAFEGGEPGEMERPPRSPREGIFNPLMIQQTLVSGFVMGLIAFGAWWWMTAAGWPEAQARNTTLLLMVLLENVHVFNCRSERFSAFRVPLRRNRILILGVTVAQGVHILAMNTPLMQRVLGVSPVSWAEWLLLLLLALALLAAMELFKLVKSLRPEARTGTVA, from the coding sequence ATGGCGGTCCAGCTGCTCTGGCTCAACCTGGTGACCAACGGCATCCAGGACGTCGCCCTCGCCTTCGAGGGAGGCGAACCGGGAGAGATGGAGCGCCCCCCCCGCTCCCCGCGAGAGGGGATCTTCAATCCCCTGATGATCCAGCAGACCCTCGTCTCGGGATTTGTCATGGGGCTGATCGCCTTCGGCGCCTGGTGGTGGATGACCGCGGCCGGCTGGCCGGAGGCGCAGGCCCGCAACACGACCCTGCTGCTGATGGTCCTGCTGGAGAACGTCCACGTCTTCAACTGCCGCTCCGAGCGATTTTCCGCCTTCCGCGTTCCCCTGCGCCGCAACCGGATCCTCATCCTCGGGGTCACGGTGGCCCAGGGGGTCCACATCCTGGCGATGAACACCCCCCTCATGCAGCGAGTGCTCGGGGTCTCCCCCGTCTCCTGGGCCGAGTGGCTGCTCCTGCTCCTGCTCGCCCTCGCCCTGCTGGCCGCCATGGAGCTCTTCAAGCTCGTCAAGTCCCTGCGGCCGGAGGCCCGGACTGGGACCGTCGCCTGA